TTGGATTTCCTTTTTTAACGCCGCGCCAGAAAGCATGAAGCATGTTGGCTGCATCAGCAATCGGCATATTGGCAAAACGGCAATCCAGCTCGCCGATGAGCGCCCATGCATCGATCCAGTGCATAGAGCGGACAAGGCGTTCTGTAATGGTTTCGATTTGCCTTTCCAGTTCAGGACTACAATTGGTCGCTGTTTCCAATAGTACAATTTCATTCGTACTGCCGTCTGAAAGGATAAGTTTAAACGGCTTGATATAAACTGTTTCCATCATAAGACCCTGTTCAAAGTGCAGGCCATAGTTCGTTATATGATCAAAATAATCTTCTTTTGGAAATTCCCTGGTTGTTTTAGCATTACCTCCATCAATAGCGCCTATTCCAAAATATTTTACGAAATTAAGAAAGTTTGTTCGATCGGGCGCTTTAGACACTGTCTCTTGGATATAGAGACTGAAAAACTCTTTGTTCTTATGTGTTCCCGTCAGGTAATCCATTATATTAATCCTGAAATAATCGGTATAGCTCAAACCGCTGCCGGAAAACTCCGTACGGACAATGTTTATCCCTTTCAGAAAATCTTTTGTTTTCCACGGCAATTTTATTTTTGCCTTACCGTTTTCATCCGTTTGAAATTCAAAGGTACTCTTGCTCTGCAGCACCTTCTGGAAATTATCCACGGCCACCTGCACGGTACCGTTCATCTTTTTCGGAGCGTCATGAATTATCAATTCCGATTCGAACGGCGACTGGCTTTCGACATTGGCGTCCGGCTGTCCGTTTACCATGAGCTCCGCGCTGGGCTCAGACTGAAAATCACTCTGTTCCCCTTCGATAACTTGAATTCCATCGACCCATGTTTTACCGCCGGGAGTACCGCTGACGCTGAGTGTCAGTGCGGCAGCCGTGCCTCCGGGTGCCTCCGGCGCAAAACTAAAATTGGTTGAATACCGTGTCCACTCGCGTGAATTAACTTTTATGTTAAAGAATCGTCTTTCATTAACCCGTTCGCCCCAAAGAGGGATCCAGCTCTGGATGTTAATATTTAAAACAGGACTGTCTTTGCTGTCAGTTTTTGCCCAATAGCTTACCGAATATATTTTCCGTTTATTCACTGGAAATGTAAAAGAATAGAGCATTTGCTCCCGTAAGGGATACTGTTGTGTGAAATGACGGATAAGCATGCTGTTTTTTCCATATTTTGAAACGGTATTGTCAATTTCAAAAATCTTCAGACCTTTGGAATCCGTTGGCCAATAACCATTGATTTTCCAGTATCTGAAACCCGCTTCGAACGACGCATTTTGCATCAGATTGATGCCGGCACGCCAGACCGGGGTATTCAGATCGTCCGCGGCTTTGATGTCGATGCCCGCGTAGGCGTCGGATTGTTTGATCTCGACACCGGCGCGCAAGTCAAGCGTAAACGATTCTTTGCCGGCCGAGTCTGGTTTAATACGCACAAGAATTCCCGCTGAATCGCCTGATGCAAGAAGCACACCCGGGTATAAACTATTGACAGTAAAAGCAGGTATTTTTGAATCGGCAAACATTGCCAGTGACGTGAACTTATTGGTGTCACAAAGAATTGTATTTTTCTCGTATTTGCTTAGCGGAAAATCTTTCCCGTCTACATTGAAAAACATACCCGACATAATACTTGTGGAAGGCGCAGTTATTCCTATAAACCCGGCAACAAGCAATTTTTCTGAACCTTCAGGAATCTGGCGTTCCGCATCAAAACGGATAAGCCCATCAGGTAAAAGAGTGATATCGATTTTTACATCACCGAGGATGAGCCCGGGTTTGTCCAATGGAAACTTCGCCGTAATGGCAACTTTCTTCTCAGAGGCGAAAGGTTTTATCTGTACATCCTTGAATTGATGCAATTGTAAATATCCAAAAGCGGTGTTCGCAGTATACGTCATGCTGAACTGCGCGCGCGAGCTCTGGCTTTTCAGCGATATTTTCCCATCTGCGTCAATCGCAAGGCTTTTTTCCCCGAATAAAAAGCGCCCGCCGGTAAACTCGCCCTGGTTCTGGACAATGGCATCCGGTTTTTTATCGGAGTTCAGAAATGGCGGGGTGACCGTGGTGAGCACGCGGGCGCTCAATTTTAAATCTTGCGCGGCTTCTGGTGCAGCCCAGGTGTGCGCGACAAGCAGCAGTAGCGCTGCTGTGAATACCAGATTAATGTTGACCAGGCTTGTTGTTTGCATTCTATTTCCGCCTCATGAAGTCCCATGCCGTCGGCTTGATCGTCTCTCCATACCTTTCTACCCACGCACGGTTCACTTCATCCAATCGTCTGCTTATGACCGACCAGGATTCGAATGGAATATTTTTATTCTCCGCAAGGTCATGGCATTGTTTTTTCAAGTTCTTTAACAATTCGCTGGAATGAGTGTCATCGATCAGATTGCGCAATTGACAGGGATCTTCCTGATTGTCGTATAATATTATCGGAGCCGCCATGGATTCTGCATAGGTATACCGCTCCGTTCGGATGCCTCGATACGCCGGCAAATTCCACTCCCACGGACACATGATGTACGCCGCATCCGGCGTTTTCTGCGCTTCGCCTCTGATGAGCGGTGCGAAATTCATACCCTCGCAATAATCCGGCACCGGCAGCCCGAGTAATTCCATGAGCGTCGGCATGATATCCGGCGTGTTGAACGGCCGTGATGTAGTGCCGGCAGGGACCTCTTTTGGATAGCGGAGAATGAATGGAACGTTGATCGATTCCTCCCATGGGTGGACTTTTTGAAAGGCGCCCTGCGAAAAAAGCATATCGCCGTGGTCGGAGGTAAACACGACTATTGTATTATCGGCAATTCCGCATTGTTCCAGGTGATCGAGGATTCGCCCGACATTGTGGTCTAATGCAGAAATCGCCGCATAGTAATCGCGCAGCATGATCAGGTCGGGTGTATTCGGCATCGACCCTCTGCCAATTGATTTATCAAAACCATACCGTTTGTGCCATTCCACCACCTCTTCGGGCGATAGATATGTATCGACAGGCTTGCAGCAGCCGGGAACACACGTTGGATAATTGAAAATATCACGCGGGACATTCGGACGGAATTCCAGCATCTCGAGATCATACATATCCTTCCAACGGTTCGGAACTGTATGGTAGGGGTCATGTGGCGGTCCATAAGAGAGGAAAAGCGAGAAGGGATTATTTTTATGCTCTGAAATATATTGTAATGAAATGTCAGTCTGTATATCCGGCTCGTATCCATAAAATCTTACCGGGGACGGATCGTCGTTGAGATAGTACCACCCGTCAAGATAATCGTGAGTGCAATTCACTCCCACCCAAAGAGCATCGAATCCATGACGGTGCTCTCCCGGCGGCATGAATGTCCGGCGGTATCCGGCGGGGCCGAAGAGATGCCATTTTCCGACCCAGCCGGTTTTGTATCCGCCGGCCCGCAGAGCATGTCCGATACCTTTGCCGTCGATCGGCAAGGGGACGTCGTTTGAAAGCACACCGGTCGTTGTCGGGTAGCGTCCGCTTATGAGACAGGCACGATGCGGTGTACAGGAGGCAAGGCATGATACTGCGTTACTGAAACGGATGCCTTCACCAGCTAAGCGATCTAAGTTCGGGGTATGTATCTGGTGATTACCGGCACACCCCATATCCATGCCGCGCATTTGGTCTGCAAAAATGAAAACGAGATTGGGACGAGATGTTGTTCCGGTTTTATCAGACATGCTGCACTCCCGCGAATTGCCTGCCCGTCCTGCCCATAGTCTCTGAAATGCGATTTGATGCTTCGATAACGACCGATGCGATCCCCTTCATCCGCTCTTCCGAAAGCCGGTATGCGGGCGCAACGATACCAATGGACGCTATTCCCATTGTATCCGTGCCATGCACCGGTGCGCCGATACAGCGAACGCCGTTCAGATATTCCTCATAGTCGAACGCAAAGCCGTTCGTTCTGATGCCGGACAATTCTGAACGAAGTTTCCCGCCATCGGTTATGGTCCTCTCCGTGAGAGATGCCAGACCCTTCCTGATATATTCATTCATGAATTTTTCATCCGCGAACGCAAGCATGCACTTGCCGAATGCTGAAGCATGCGGATACAGTATCGATCCGGTATCGGCATGTATGCGCAATGGATTCGTCGTTTCGATCTGGTCCAGCAGCACCATACGGTCACCCTGCAGAATTGCTAAATGCACGGTTTCGCCGGTCTGTTCGCTGAGTTCCTTCATCACCGGCAGCGCCTTTGTACGCATATCGATGCGGCTTCCCGCGATCTGGCCGAGCACGAAGAACTTCGCGCCGAGAGCATAACCCGTGCCGCTTTTCTCGGCGTATCCGCGATGCTCCATCTCCATGACGATGCGGTACACCGTGTTCACCGGCATTTCGAGTGCGCGGGAAAGCTCATTGATGCCGAACGCGCGGTTCTCCCTCGCCATGAGCTCGACGATATCGAACATTTTGCTTATCGCGGGGGCGGCATATTTTTGCTTCTTTTCAGCCAAATACTTGCTCCACATTGGTTATACCATATATGGATAACCATATCGCAAGTAATATAATACAGATATGTAGTAAGTCAAACGAATTGAAACAGATCTACAGTATCGCTACCGCTCCCCGGCATGAACAAGCTCAAAGTACGGTGTCGGCCCGTTCTTCAGATCGCCCGTTCTTATTTTCAGCACTATGCGTCCGTCCCTGATCTCAGTCGGCATCTTTTCCGCACGCGTACCGTTCTGCGCGCGCTATTTTTTCTTATCGGTCTTTTCCGGCGGGGCATCGAGGAGCGAGCGCATGCCGCCCTTGGGGAGCACGCCGCTCGCCGAATACACGGCGAGCTTTTCGCGTGAATCGATGATGTCGAGATTGCGCATCTGAAGCTGCCCGATGCGGTCGACGGGTGAGAACGCTTCGTCGTTGACACGTTCCATCGAGAGGCGCTCCGGGTGATAGGTGAGATTGGGCCCCTCGGTGTTGAGTATCGTGTAATCGTCGCCGCGGCGAAGCTCAAGCGCAACCTCGCCACTCACCGCGCGCCCTATCCATTTCGTTATCGTGTCGCGGAGCATGAGCGACTGCGGATCGAACCAGCGGCCTTCGTAGAGAAGACGCCCGAGCCTGCGCCCGAGCATACGGTAATTATCGATGGTCCCTTCATTATGTATCGCGCTTACGAGCCGTTCGTAGGCGAGGAAAAGGAGCGCCATGCCCGGTGCCTCGTATATGCCGCGGCTTTTCGCCTCGATGATGCGGTTCTCTATCTGATCGGACACGCCGAGGCCGTGACGCCCGCCGATGCGATTCGCCTCGAGCACAAGGTCCACTTTCGACTCGAACGACTTGCCGTTCAGGCCAACGGGATATCCTTCCTCAAAGCGTATCGATACTTCTTCAGGCGCTATCGCAACCGATGCATCCCAGAACTTCACGCACATGATGGGGTCGACGATGCGCAGTCCCTTGGAGAGGAACTCAAGTTCCTTCGCTTCATGGGTAGCGCCCCAGATGTTCGAATCGGTGGAATACGCCTTCTCCGCCTTCGTTTTATACGCGAAGCCGTGCGTCGTGAGCCATTCGCTCATCTCCTTGCGTCCGCCGAGCTCCCGCACGAAATCCTGATCGAGCCATGGCTTGTATATCTTAAGCGCCGGATTGGCAAGGAGCCCATAGCGATAGAACCGTTCGATATCATTCCCTTTATAGGTCGAGCCGTCGCCCCAGATGTTGACGCCGTCCTCTTCCATTGCCTGTACGAGGCGGGTGCCGGTAACCGCACGTCCGAGCGGCGTTGTGTTGAAATACGTTTTCCCTGCGGTAGTGATATGGAAGGCGCCGCATTGGAGCGCGGCCAGTCCTTCGCTCACGAGGAGCGCGCGGCAGTCGATGAGACGCGCCTTCTGTGCGCCGTATTCCATGGCCCTCCGCGTGATATCGTCATAATCCTTTTCATCGGGCTGTGCGAGGTCGGCGGTATACGTATAGGGAACGGCCCCCTTGTGCCGCATCCATGCAATAGCTGCCGACGTATCGAGCCCGCCGGAGAACGCTATGCCGACGTTCTGGCCTGTCGGGAGGGATAACAGTATCTTGTTATTCATCAGGGAAAAGCTCCGTTCAATGTTAGTGGCTGGTCAGAGCGGATGACCGGCCGAGGGCGTAGTGTACCCGATTCGTCCATGCGCGTCAATTACT
This is a stretch of genomic DNA from Spirochaetota bacterium. It encodes these proteins:
- a CDS encoding sugar-binding protein, which produces MQTTSLVNINLVFTAALLLLVAHTWAAPEAAQDLKLSARVLTTVTPPFLNSDKKPDAIVQNQGEFTGGRFLFGEKSLAIDADGKISLKSQSSRAQFSMTYTANTAFGYLQLHQFKDVQIKPFASEKKVAITAKFPLDKPGLILGDVKIDITLLPDGLIRFDAERQIPEGSEKLLVAGFIGITAPSTSIMSGMFFNVDGKDFPLSKYEKNTILCDTNKFTSLAMFADSKIPAFTVNSLYPGVLLASGDSAGILVRIKPDSAGKESFTLDLRAGVEIKQSDAYAGIDIKAADDLNTPVWRAGINLMQNASFEAGFRYWKINGYWPTDSKGLKIFEIDNTVSKYGKNSMLIRHFTQQYPLREQMLYSFTFPVNKRKIYSVSYWAKTDSKDSPVLNINIQSWIPLWGERVNERRFFNIKVNSREWTRYSTNFSFAPEAPGGTAAALTLSVSGTPGGKTWVDGIQVIEGEQSDFQSEPSAELMVNGQPDANVESQSPFESELIIHDAPKKMNGTVQVAVDNFQKVLQSKSTFEFQTDENGKAKIKLPWKTKDFLKGINIVRTEFSGSGLSYTDYFRINIMDYLTGTHKNKEFFSLYIQETVSKAPDRTNFLNFVKYFGIGAIDGGNAKTTREFPKEDYFDHITNYGLHFEQGLMMETVYIKPFKLILSDGSTNEIVLLETATNCSPELERQIETITERLVRSMHWIDAWALIGELDCRFANMPIADAANMLHAFWRGVKKGNPNARVYLDQGIASLTPDRTIPYLKRLIQAVGKTPQFDAIAAHTYRTGPENPDLDDDTAILLKMLDENGYGDTDVFFNEGIWYAGYNIPAWNLNPYAGGTTAVHWKNMPAVSYDMGWGEKISSAFIMRSHLAAMKYKKRIKAVTSGSLHHLSMTLDHYYSPNAQFRVINTLGNMLGDADFREDIRFARDSRAYVFETANSEPVAAVWSYIPDVDRGRAPEPEFDADFGDIPVKFYDMMGARREIKKNETGSVTIPLSPFPVFIKGEPGSLGKISAALKKAVAKGVEMSPFTVSSALTADNNLQITFKNMFSKDWKGVVNIGGKSCELSVSLLGAERIQAPLKQQPLFDRIIDLHVPVSLQENNGQAFQENISLTALKVKKARTSLVIDGDLDDWQNIPEVQITKANRADAVKPNEKARYPGDFQAFFKVAWDENNFYLCSKVVDDKFSVDEKHPIDSRYKNDCLQVYFDTRCDARANFSKTKSPRMDVNDYSYDFSPDLEGNKLTAYLRNVPDFQLSGIAGGNMVEPEIKTAFKRTADGYIYEIAFPQNRIKPMSLTAGVNIGLGLMWSDSDEGLKAQYSIVPGVQCYINANLWPVMVLTEKK
- a CDS encoding sulfatase — its product is MSDKTGTTSRPNLVFIFADQMRGMDMGCAGNHQIHTPNLDRLAGEGIRFSNAVSCLASCTPHRACLISGRYPTTTGVLSNDVPLPIDGKGIGHALRAGGYKTGWVGKWHLFGPAGYRRTFMPPGEHRHGFDALWVGVNCTHDYLDGWYYLNDDPSPVRFYGYEPDIQTDISLQYISEHKNNPFSLFLSYGPPHDPYHTVPNRWKDMYDLEMLEFRPNVPRDIFNYPTCVPGCCKPVDTYLSPEEVVEWHKRYGFDKSIGRGSMPNTPDLIMLRDYYAAISALDHNVGRILDHLEQCGIADNTIVVFTSDHGDMLFSQGAFQKVHPWEESINVPFILRYPKEVPAGTTSRPFNTPDIMPTLMELLGLPVPDYCEGMNFAPLIRGEAQKTPDAAYIMCPWEWNLPAYRGIRTERYTYAESMAAPIILYDNQEDPCQLRNLIDDTHSSELLKNLKKQCHDLAENKNIPFESWSVISRRLDEVNRAWVERYGETIKPTAWDFMRRK
- a CDS encoding IclR family transcriptional regulator, which codes for MAEKKQKYAAPAISKMFDIVELMARENRAFGINELSRALEMPVNTVYRIVMEMEHRGYAEKSGTGYALGAKFFVLGQIAGSRIDMRTKALPVMKELSEQTGETVHLAILQGDRMVLLDQIETTNPLRIHADTGSILYPHASAFGKCMLAFADEKFMNEYIRKGLASLTERTITDGGKLRSELSGIRTNGFAFDYEEYLNGVRCIGAPVHGTDTMGIASIGIVAPAYRLSEERMKGIASVVIEASNRISETMGRTGRQFAGVQHV
- the argG gene encoding argininosuccinate synthase, with the protein product MNNKILLSLPTGQNVGIAFSGGLDTSAAIAWMRHKGAVPYTYTADLAQPDEKDYDDITRRAMEYGAQKARLIDCRALLVSEGLAALQCGAFHITTAGKTYFNTTPLGRAVTGTRLVQAMEEDGVNIWGDGSTYKGNDIERFYRYGLLANPALKIYKPWLDQDFVRELGGRKEMSEWLTTHGFAYKTKAEKAYSTDSNIWGATHEAKELEFLSKGLRIVDPIMCVKFWDASVAIAPEEVSIRFEEGYPVGLNGKSFESKVDLVLEANRIGGRHGLGVSDQIENRIIEAKSRGIYEAPGMALLFLAYERLVSAIHNEGTIDNYRMLGRRLGRLLYEGRWFDPQSLMLRDTITKWIGRAVSGEVALELRRGDDYTILNTEGPNLTYHPERLSMERVNDEAFSPVDRIGQLQMRNLDIIDSREKLAVYSASGVLPKGGMRSLLDAPPEKTDKKK